From Rhizophagus irregularis chromosome 9, complete sequence, the proteins below share one genomic window:
- a CDS encoding uncharacterized protein (MEROPS:MER0039482): MPSDFQKNRQIIDDIMHDIMVKPLPCGVRLMAIFDDSCHSGIALDLPCIYLIQGKVKEANFLSEGSNAIKNASMSYLKGDIGEIKTRLILFGKKATSGKSISEKNK; this comes from the coding sequence ATGCCATCAGATTTTCAGAAGAATAGGCAAATCATTGATGATATAATGCATGATATAATGGTAAAACCGCTTCCATGTGGTGTAAGATTAATGGCTATATTTGATGATTCTTGCCATTCTGGCATAGCACTTGATTTAccttgtatatatttaatacaagGAAAAGTGAAAGaagcaaattttttatcagaaGGTAGTAATGCTATTAAGAATGCTAGTATGTCATATTTAAAAGGTGATATTGGTGAAATAAAGACAAGATTGATTTTATTTGGTAAAAAGGCAACATCAGGAAAAAgtatttcagaaaaaaataaatga